A single genomic interval of Bacteroidota bacterium harbors:
- a CDS encoding T9SS type A sorting domain-containing protein, whose amino-acid sequence MKKIYLFLFTFFPLLTFSQIPDWRFGFEYNETDPGLWGITEQTHDSIQHNLGEVTRNQSVRGGININSIGGGWDGMQSGSGAPINFSNTDSWVQRLQRNGFELVWNLEPNATWSFVNNPDCIIPPGLQIPECAPDSNHWNDWYHYVRSVVERYDGDGDSDMVGLVKPVRYYIMEQEIYYSGAANGIAGDSGEAAGYGYWEDNIQNLIRLHEVAYQAIHDADPSGNTKLVGSGALLFDLYGDFPDYPNTNGTITQSRINGNNLMSASYAHGWDSLARMLTLLGVDTPLKKCDYIGWHPHINWKSTDQCMKLIKQYAPGKPIFIDDMWSNILTSIFPHNGFTQFIGGDSLEGDFPNSTVASYNALYNGLENHDSTVINWYNAKGARDAVKCFAVVFGEGAERAEFSLSNDPNPHNPILYPFTYPYRYTGMMGKVNEGFAPKPVLYTMQLLVDKIHDFTTVSRVNISGNPYTRVYKFDRQRGTSCFIAWSESNRHPIDPHVPNGETVAIPVISDSLLKTTIITGAGITHPDSSFVFSGSGFYSVQLGFEPIILEETESTVGIAETKTSALKIYPNPAQKEIHIELNSNKIFENAKLKVYDSNARLIYSIEKQSGKTITLHIGTWARGQYKVVLETESGVVCEGVVVQ is encoded by the coding sequence ATGAAAAAAATCTATCTTTTTCTTTTTACATTTTTCCCGCTGCTGACTTTTTCACAAATCCCCGACTGGCGGTTCGGATTTGAATACAATGAAACTGATCCGGGGCTGTGGGGGATCACTGAGCAGACACATGACAGCATACAACACAATCTTGGTGAGGTAACGAGAAATCAGTCTGTAAGAGGGGGAATAAATATTAATTCCATCGGTGGCGGCTGGGACGGGATGCAAAGCGGATCGGGAGCACCGATTAATTTTTCGAACACCGACAGCTGGGTACAGCGTCTTCAGCGAAATGGTTTTGAACTTGTCTGGAATCTGGAACCAAACGCGACATGGTCTTTCGTGAACAATCCGGATTGCATCATTCCTCCCGGTTTGCAGATTCCGGAATGCGCGCCTGATTCCAATCACTGGAACGACTGGTATCATTATGTTCGCAGTGTGGTTGAACGTTATGACGGTGATGGAGACAGTGATATGGTGGGACTCGTGAAACCTGTTCGCTATTACATCATGGAGCAGGAAATTTATTACAGCGGCGCGGCGAACGGCATCGCCGGAGATTCAGGAGAAGCGGCAGGTTATGGATATTGGGAAGACAATATTCAAAATCTCATTCGCCTCCACGAAGTGGCCTACCAGGCCATTCACGACGCGGATCCGAGCGGAAATACAAAACTCGTCGGCAGCGGCGCACTCTTATTTGATCTCTACGGAGATTTCCCGGATTACCCGAACACCAACGGTACAATTACTCAATCCCGGATTAACGGGAACAATCTGATGTCGGCATCCTATGCGCATGGATGGGACAGTCTGGCCCGCATGCTGACATTACTTGGTGTAGACACGCCACTGAAGAAATGCGACTACATCGGATGGCATCCTCACATCAACTGGAAATCTACGGATCAATGCATGAAGCTGATTAAACAGTATGCTCCCGGAAAACCGATTTTCATTGACGACATGTGGTCCAACATTCTCACGTCTATCTTTCCACACAATGGCTTTACGCAATTCATCGGAGGTGATTCACTGGAAGGAGATTTTCCAAACAGCACTGTCGCGAGTTACAATGCATTGTACAATGGACTGGAAAATCACGATAGTACCGTGATCAATTGGTACAATGCCAAAGGAGCCCGTGACGCGGTGAAATGTTTTGCTGTCGTTTTTGGAGAAGGCGCAGAACGCGCGGAGTTTTCGCTGAGCAACGATCCGAATCCACACAATCCTATCCTCTATCCATTCACTTATCCATACCGTTATACAGGCATGATGGGAAAAGTAAATGAAGGCTTTGCGCCCAAACCTGTTTTGTACACGATGCAACTGTTGGTAGACAAGATTCACGATTTCACGACGGTCAGTCGGGTGAATATCAGTGGCAATCCGTACACCAGAGTTTACAAATTTGATCGTCAGCGTGGGACATCCTGTTTCATTGCCTGGAGCGAAAGCAATCGGCATCCGATCGATCCTCATGTACCGAATGGAGAAACGGTAGCTATTCCTGTGATTTCCGATTCGCTGTTGAAAACAACGATTATCACCGGTGCAGGTATTACACATCCGGATAGTTCATTTGTATTTTCAGGTTCAGGATTTTATTCTGTTCAGCTGGGTTTCGAACCGATTATTTTGGAAGAGACAGAGAGCACAGTTGGCATTGCTGAAACAAAAACATCCGCATTAAAAATTTATCCTAACCCCGCGCAGAAGGAAATTCACATTGAGCTGAACAGCAACAAAATATTTGAAAACGCAAAGCTTAAAGTGTATGACTCCAATGCACGGTTAATTTATTCCATAGAAAAACAAAGTGGAAAAACAATCACCCTCCACATCGGAACCTGGGCTCGTGGTCAGTACAAGGTTGTGCTCGAAACGGAGAGCGGGGTAGTTTGTGAGGGAGTGGTGGTGCAGTGA
- a CDS encoding fibrobacter succinogenes major paralogous domain-containing protein, with the protein MKNFILPFLLAFVVQVFGQSTMNIHKTDGSVLQIPISEIDSVTYTVAPGSLFTQGAGVSDLEGHFYASIIVGNQEWMAENLNTSLYSNGDTIPNISNNNQWSVLTTGAWSYYNNDPQFENPYGKLYNWFTVVDARNVCPSGWHTPSDNEWNVLLSNLGGASAAGGKMKEAGILHWTDPNVNADNTGGFTGLPGGYRLNTGTSMNMFDYGYWWSSVEYNPGTAAYYCSLWNNNGLARVAFNYEAYGLSVRCVKD; encoded by the coding sequence ATGAAAAATTTCATCCTGCCTTTTCTGCTTGCTTTTGTTGTGCAGGTATTCGGGCAATCCACGATGAACATCCACAAAACTGACGGTTCGGTTTTACAAATTCCAATTTCCGAAATTGACAGTGTTACGTACACAGTTGCGCCCGGGAGTCTGTTTACTCAAGGTGCCGGTGTCAGTGATCTTGAAGGACATTTTTACGCAAGCATTATCGTTGGCAACCAGGAGTGGATGGCAGAAAACCTGAATACTTCTCTTTATTCCAATGGCGATACCATTCCAAATATCAGCAACAACAACCAGTGGAGTGTGCTTACTACCGGAGCATGGTCTTATTACAACAACGATCCGCAATTTGAAAACCCTTATGGGAAACTTTACAACTGGTTCACAGTTGTGGATGCAAGAAATGTTTGTCCATCGGGATGGCACACACCCAGCGATAATGAATGGAATGTTCTGCTGAGCAATTTAGGCGGAGCAAGTGCAGCCGGTGGAAAAATGAAAGAGGCCGGTATCCTACACTGGACCGATCCCAATGTAAATGCCGATAACACCGGAGGCTTCACCGGTTTGCCGGGAGGTTATCGTCTGAACACAGGAACTTCAATGAACATGTTTGACTATGGTTACTGGTGGAGTTCGGTAGAATACAATCCGGGGACAGCCGCATATTATTGTTCGCTCTGGAATAACAATGGTCTGGCTCGGGTTGCTTTTAATTATGAAGCGTATGGGTTGTCGGTGAGGTGTGTGAAGGACTGA
- a CDS encoding T9SS type A sorting domain-containing protein, translating into MKKIKKAFVLVLFFCLAIPVNRAQNIYINFKDGSHVQYALTDIRSILVSGDTMRLNKTDGTTLAWPESNIGNYNYKGILYGISELEILKDATVYPNPGKGPFTIQYQLLKNSKVIVDIMDIHGKKVRQLKAENQSVGINNLVWDGLDANRNLVSAGIYLCKISTGNNFISKRILVN; encoded by the coding sequence ATGAAAAAGATAAAGAAGGCTTTTGTGCTTGTCTTGTTTTTCTGCCTGGCAATTCCCGTTAACCGCGCTCAGAATATTTATATTAATTTTAAAGATGGGAGTCATGTTCAATATGCTCTGACGGATATCCGAAGTATCCTTGTTTCAGGCGATACAATGAGGTTGAACAAAACAGATGGTACCACACTTGCCTGGCCGGAATCGAATATTGGAAATTACAATTACAAAGGGATTTTGTATGGAATTTCTGAATTGGAAATATTGAAGGATGCCACCGTTTATCCCAATCCCGGCAAAGGGCCTTTTACTATTCAATATCAATTGCTGAAAAATAGTAAAGTGATTGTTGACATTATGGACATACACGGGAAGAAGGTTCGTCAATTGAAAGCGGAAAATCAATCAGTCGGAATCAACAATCTTGTATGGGACGGTTTGGACGCGAACAGGAATTTGGTGAGTGCCGGAATTTATCTTTGTAAAATCAGTACCGGAAATAATTTTATTTCGAAAAGGATTCTCGTCAATTAA
- a CDS encoding T9SS type A sorting domain-containing protein, giving the protein MKYVLGLLFALTLTSAHSQSVRDQYDTVYTAGISARTLPGYSWYQTFTAGLSGNLDRVDLGFFNFISGLGTLEIIEGAGIGGNVLYSSPVNVSCPSGNCLLPFVVNCNVTSGSVYTIFFVPGNGIPDPYGVQADAGNTYMGGDMYLIDPSGTYPFNMDLIFATYVKAKETGLEEALVRPGDYYTIVNSSVILAENCKGKLYSMEGKKMNPENLSSGLYFLRVSSSDKYYSFKIFIQR; this is encoded by the coding sequence ATGAAATACGTCCTTGGACTCCTATTCGCCCTCACACTTACCTCTGCTCATTCTCAATCTGTCCGTGATCAGTACGACACAGTTTATACCGCGGGAATCAGTGCACGCACATTGCCGGGATATTCATGGTACCAGACGTTTACAGCAGGATTGAGTGGTAACCTCGACAGAGTTGACCTTGGGTTTTTCAATTTTATTTCCGGATTGGGAACTCTTGAAATTATTGAAGGTGCCGGAATAGGCGGAAATGTTTTGTATTCAAGTCCGGTTAACGTCTCTTGCCCTTCCGGAAATTGTCTGCTGCCATTTGTAGTGAATTGTAATGTGACAAGCGGATCTGTTTATACCATCTTTTTTGTTCCGGGAAATGGAATTCCTGATCCTTACGGAGTACAGGCTGATGCCGGTAATACATATATGGGCGGCGATATGTATCTGATCGATCCAAGCGGAACGTACCCATTCAATATGGATTTGATTTTCGCGACTTATGTGAAAGCGAAAGAAACAGGTTTGGAAGAAGCATTGGTTCGCCCGGGCGACTATTACACCATTGTGAATTCATCCGTGATTCTGGCTGAAAATTGTAAGGGAAAGTTGTATTCTATGGAAGGCAAAAAGATGAATCCCGAAAACTTATCTTCCGGCCTGTATTTTCTCCGGGTTTCGAGCTCCGACAAGTACTATTCCTTTAAGATTTTCATTCAACGATAA
- a CDS encoding T9SS type A sorting domain-containing protein, whose amino-acid sequence MKKNLWILFLLFCELSHAQKQGVNWCFGDSAGISFINLASPQTYTTSTVSRGSCCSISDTVGNLLFYANTAYSSVQGPKYGVVWNKYNQVMINGDSLIGNSWFREMVILPMPGNDSLYFLFQVSVTLGDGLFYSIIEPNYLNGTGRVLAKNIRINLPDNDIADASCAIRHANGRDWWYFVHNWHGGNAFYILLITPSGISGPFVTSIGSNSTYDTFCLNPSKKGDKLAVSNYGGLLEVLSFDRCTGLISNPINILPESVTHPPFSGCEFSPNGNVLYVSSTDNIFGDSLRLYQYDLTASNIRTSEQIIYCQQVPASGGLLKLGPDDKIYWATLYTSGFPYPDSIRNIYNENLSVIRQPDSLGLACDFHPFDFYLGGNRCYWGLPNNPNYNLGPVDFSICDSITTDIPNASIQENNFELFPNPCEQVINISYPDGIERLEIFNAMGELELSIYHDFQMVSTKSLRNGIYFMRIFTRNNALVKRFVVQH is encoded by the coding sequence ATGAAAAAGAATCTTTGGATATTGTTTCTCTTATTTTGTGAACTTTCACATGCTCAAAAACAAGGAGTGAATTGGTGTTTTGGGGACAGTGCTGGCATTTCCTTTATTAATTTAGCCTCACCTCAAACTTATACCACATCTACTGTTTCACGAGGATCTTGTTGTTCCATTAGCGATACTGTTGGAAATTTATTGTTTTATGCAAATACAGCATATTCATCAGTGCAAGGTCCAAAGTATGGAGTTGTTTGGAATAAATATAACCAAGTAATGATCAATGGTGATTCACTCATAGGAAATTCGTGGTTTAGAGAAATGGTAATTCTTCCTATGCCGGGAAATGATAGTTTGTATTTTTTATTCCAAGTAAGCGTAACCTTAGGAGATGGTTTATTTTATTCAATAATCGAACCTAATTATTTAAATGGGACAGGTCGGGTTTTGGCAAAGAACATTCGGATAAATCTTCCGGATAATGATATTGCTGATGCATCTTGTGCAATTCGACATGCGAATGGTCGAGACTGGTGGTATTTCGTCCATAATTGGCATGGTGGAAATGCTTTTTATATACTTCTAATTACACCTTCCGGAATTAGCGGACCATTTGTAACTTCCATTGGTTCTAATTCTACATACGATACATTTTGTTTGAATCCATCAAAGAAAGGTGATAAGTTGGCGGTTTCTAATTATGGCGGGCTCCTAGAAGTTTTATCTTTTGATAGATGTACTGGTTTGATATCGAATCCCATTAATATTTTACCAGAAAGTGTTACACATCCACCTTTTTCCGGATGTGAGTTTTCTCCCAATGGTAATGTATTGTACGTTTCAAGCACCGATAACATCTTTGGAGATTCCTTGCGCTTGTATCAATACGATCTGACTGCATCTAATATACGTACAAGTGAGCAAATCATTTATTGTCAGCAGGTACCCGCAAGTGGTGGATTATTGAAACTTGGTCCGGATGATAAAATTTATTGGGCAACATTGTATACATCGGGTTTTCCATATCCTGATAGTATTCGCAACATTTACAATGAAAACTTAAGTGTGATCAGGCAGCCGGATAGCCTGGGATTGGCATGTGATTTTCATCCTTTCGATTTTTATCTGGGAGGAAATCGATGCTACTGGGGATTACCCAACAATCCTAATTACAATCTTGGTCCGGTTGATTTTTCCATTTGTGATAGTATCACAACAGATATCCCGAATGCCTCAATACAGGAAAATAATTTCGAACTCTTCCCGAACCCATGCGAACAGGTGATAAATATTTCCTATCCGGATGGTATTGAACGTCTTGAAATTTTTAATGCTATGGGAGAATTGGAACTATCAATCTATCATGACTTTCAGATGGTGAGCACGAAAAGTTTACGAAATGGAATTTATTTCATGAGAATCTTTACCAGGAATAATGCTCTGGTGAAAAGGTTTGTTGTTCAACATTAA
- a CDS encoding T9SS type A sorting domain-containing protein, with product MKNGILTFLSCILLLISQQSRASHAMGAEINYECIGNNQYRITMYFYRDCFGIPAPAQMLIDVTSSCFAADTLMLNPVSPFPNQISTVCPTELTTCNGGAYTGIERWEYQGIVTLPGECADFTFAHAEIARNAAITTITGSGSDNQYVYSLLNNTNGLCNNSPFFGSPPVPFACVGQSFCYTNSAYDVEGDSLVYSLITPLTGPGQTVTYLSGYTATQPLLSSPPVTFNSSTGVICMFPTQSDVTVFAILVSEYRNGVLIGETERDVQLTINNCNNSVPLITGVNGTPGSNIIACPNITVGFYMYTMDNDAADLTVLSWDGGIPSANFNVFGNHRDSAQFIWTPSSLDVGTVPHCFSASVIDDHCPYFGTSSRTFCITVLPSTDPFCLSLGMNSIENLQQLVIYPNPASDNIQIKATHPGELKIIDEAGRIVFLKNVTSIQETKVDISQYAKGIYQVLVNSPFLRSKGRFIVQ from the coding sequence ATGAAAAATGGTATCCTTACTTTTCTTTCCTGTATACTTTTATTAATTAGTCAGCAGTCTCGCGCAAGTCATGCGATGGGCGCGGAAATAAATTATGAGTGTATTGGGAATAACCAGTACCGTATCACCATGTATTTTTACAGGGACTGTTTTGGAATTCCTGCTCCTGCTCAGATGTTGATTGATGTTACATCTTCTTGTTTTGCAGCAGACACTCTGATGCTTAATCCTGTCAGTCCGTTTCCCAATCAGATTTCTACTGTTTGTCCTACTGAATTAACAACCTGTAATGGCGGAGCCTACACAGGTATTGAGAGGTGGGAATATCAGGGAATTGTTACGCTCCCCGGAGAGTGTGCTGATTTCACTTTCGCTCATGCGGAGATTGCCAGAAACGCGGCGATCACCACGATAACGGGCTCCGGCAGCGACAATCAATATGTCTATTCATTGCTCAACAACACCAATGGCCTTTGCAACAACTCTCCATTTTTTGGAAGTCCTCCTGTGCCGTTTGCCTGTGTTGGTCAATCCTTTTGTTATACCAATTCAGCTTATGATGTTGAAGGTGATTCGCTGGTGTATTCACTCATCACACCTCTGACCGGACCCGGACAAACGGTGACTTATCTGTCGGGTTATACTGCTACTCAACCTTTATTATCAAGTCCTCCGGTGACCTTCAATTCCAGTACCGGAGTTATATGTATGTTTCCTACACAATCGGATGTAACGGTTTTTGCAATTCTTGTAAGCGAATACAGAAACGGGGTGCTGATTGGAGAAACAGAAAGAGATGTACAGTTAACCATCAACAATTGTAACAATTCGGTACCTCTGATTACCGGTGTCAACGGAACACCTGGATCAAATATAATCGCTTGTCCTAACATTACAGTTGGTTTTTATATGTACACGATGGATAACGATGCTGCTGATTTAACCGTATTGTCATGGGATGGCGGCATCCCTTCAGCGAATTTTAATGTGTTCGGTAATCATCGCGATTCCGCACAATTCATCTGGACTCCATCTTCACTTGATGTGGGAACAGTTCCGCATTGTTTCAGTGCAAGTGTAATTGACGATCATTGTCCATACTTTGGTACAAGTTCCAGAACTTTCTGCATCACTGTTCTGCCTTCTACTGATCCGTTTTGTCTTTCCCTGGGAATGAATTCCATTGAAAACCTGCAACAGTTGGTCATTTATCCAAATCCTGCAAGCGATAATATTCAAATCAAAGCTACTCATCCCGGTGAGTTAAAAATAATTGATGAAGCAGGGAGAATTGTTTTTCTAAAAAATGTGACTTCAATACAAGAAACGAAAGTTGATATTTCTCAGTATGCAAAAGGAATTTACCAGGTGCTTGTAAATTCTCCTTTTCTCCGGAGTAAAGGAAGATTTATTGTCCAATAA
- a CDS encoding T9SS type A sorting domain-containing protein, translated as MKYKLLILTYFIFYSVNGLFGQVPTWTYGISFGGTDLDLLQDMCIDRSNNIIMVGPFYSTDLQIGPFTLSSNGIDDIFVSKFDNSGNVIWAKSFGGNGYDAVMAVASDDSDNIYITGSFDSDSIQFDGSELFKTGITNMFIVKLDENGNVLWAKQSYNSITCGAICLTINHSGDLFLTAEAGDSLVLFDQDSIHITQVPGGVVSLLFKLNRNGNIIWRKVIKGPGRNDWPLISSDGFGNSYLFFHSGTHSVTIDTTQLMSNSYSNVYIVKFDSIGNFVFASLIAGFGGLGGVQNREIISDSIGNFYVVGNSEADSLDFGQFLLTNVHSNEDAFVAKFNNVGTPIWAKYFGGNSSDFGLNVAINPDGGPTMVGAYYSHSIVIDSVLLINHGSSYTDIFMARFDSTGNIVYAIDYGGALQDYSSSLIIDNDGIYYLGAQTHSDTIVFNNLSLLNNTGSFDILLLKSDFPSGIESIEGELNGKITLFPNPSNGQFQLNCNQSIEKITISDVFGRIVFTSEEKDSSLHGYRFDLKNRGMYIMTVQIKNEQLSGKIIIE; from the coding sequence ATGAAATACAAACTTTTAATTTTAACTTATTTTATTTTTTATAGTGTAAATGGGTTGTTTGGCCAGGTTCCAACATGGACATACGGTATTTCCTTTGGTGGAACAGACCTTGATTTATTACAGGATATGTGCATTGATCGGAGCAACAATATAATCATGGTTGGTCCATTTTACAGTACAGATCTTCAAATAGGCCCATTTACTTTGAGTTCAAATGGAATTGATGATATTTTTGTTTCTAAATTTGACAATTCCGGAAATGTAATTTGGGCAAAAAGTTTTGGTGGCAATGGTTATGATGCTGTGATGGCTGTTGCCAGTGACGACAGTGATAATATTTATATCACCGGGTCATTCGATAGTGATTCGATTCAATTTGATGGATCAGAATTATTTAAGACCGGAATAACAAATATGTTTATTGTTAAACTTGATGAAAATGGAAACGTTTTATGGGCAAAACAATCTTATAATTCTATAACATGCGGAGCCATATGTTTAACTATTAATCACTCAGGGGATTTGTTCTTAACAGCCGAAGCTGGTGATTCATTGGTCCTTTTTGATCAGGATTCTATTCATATTACACAGGTTCCGGGAGGTGTAGTTTCACTTCTTTTTAAATTAAATAGAAATGGTAATATTATTTGGAGAAAGGTAATTAAAGGTCCGGGTCGAAATGATTGGCCTTTGATTTCAAGTGATGGGTTTGGCAATTCTTATTTATTTTTCCACTCTGGAACTCATTCCGTTACAATTGATACAACCCAGTTGATGAGTAATTCATATAGTAATGTTTATATCGTAAAATTTGATTCGATTGGAAATTTTGTTTTTGCTTCTTTAATTGCCGGATTTGGAGGACTTGGAGGGGTACAAAACAGGGAGATTATATCCGATTCGATCGGAAATTTTTATGTTGTTGGAAATTCGGAAGCTGATAGTTTAGATTTTGGACAATTTCTATTAACCAACGTTCATTCAAATGAAGATGCATTTGTGGCTAAATTCAATAACGTAGGTACTCCAATTTGGGCTAAGTATTTTGGTGGCAATAGTTCAGATTTTGGTTTGAATGTTGCAATTAATCCTGATGGAGGTCCTACAATGGTTGGAGCTTATTATAGTCACAGTATTGTGATTGATTCTGTATTATTAATCAATCATGGTAGCAGTTATACGGATATTTTTATGGCAAGATTTGATAGTACCGGTAACATTGTATATGCAATTGACTACGGCGGAGCCTTGCAAGATTACTCAAGTAGCTTAATAATTGATAATGACGGAATATATTATTTGGGTGCGCAAACTCACAGTGATACGATTGTTTTCAATAATTTGAGTTTGTTAAATAATACGGGCAGTTTTGATATATTACTCTTAAAGTCTGATTTTCCTTCTGGTATTGAATCAATAGAAGGGGAATTAAATGGAAAAATAACTTTATTTCCAAACCCAAGTAATGGTCAGTTTCAGTTAAATTGTAATCAATCTATTGAAAAAATAACTATATCAGATGTATTTGGCAGGATTGTTTTTACCAGTGAAGAAAAAGATAGCAGCCTTCACGGATATAGATTTGATTTGAAGAACCGAGGAATGTATATCATGACCGTTCAAATAAAGAATGAACAACTTTCTGGTAAAATAATCATTGAGTGA